CAAAAATATAAAACATAACAAACATAACGATCATAAGAAAAGTTTATGTTAATTATGTTTTGGTGATGCAATGAATCCGTTTAAAAAAAGAACAGGAGCATTTCCTTCCTATTTTACCGGGAGAAATAAAGAATTAAATGAGCTAAAAAGGATATTTAAATCAACAAAAGAAGGAGATCCTGGACATACTATAGTTTATGGGCCAAAAGGCATTGGAAAAACTTGTTTACTTCTAAAGTTTCAAGAAGAGTTAAAAAACGTTGAAGAAACATATGCTATACGCATTCCTTTAGTTGAGGGAAATTTTGACGATATTTATAGTTTAATAATAGATAAGTGCACGGATGATCTTAATATCCAGATAAGCAGTTTTTGGGATAAACTTAAAGGAATAGGAGTTAATATTCCATTTTTAGGAGGATTTACTTTATCGAGAGATATACCTCCAACTTCACCATCTGTTGCCCTTGAAAAAATACTAAAAACAATATATGAAGAATTAGAAGGCAAAAATCCAGTTTTAATCCTTCTGTTCGATGATTTGCAGCGGATCATAATTAATGAGAATACTCAAAGAGTTTTAAGCATACTTCAAAATGCTTTAGTTGAGCTTAATCTCAAAGGTTTAAAAATAATGATTGTAGCTACTGGATCATATGATATATTCTCAAAAATACAGGATTACACTGATTCTGCTGTCAGAATTTTTGATCCATATGAACTAATGCCATTGTCACCAGAAGAAGTAAAGAACGGAATACAGGTCCCTTCCGAAAAACATGGTAAAAGTTTCACTAATGAAGTGATAGAACAAATATACCAAATTTCGGAGGGAAATCCATATTATGTGCAGGTTATGGCTCACAACTGTTTTGAAGAATCATGTAAAACCGTGGAAATGGAAAACTTTGAAAGTGCTTTTCCTAGTGCATTAAATTTTTTGGCACAGCGAGAATTTAGAGGAATGTACGAAAAGTCATCTAGTGAAGAAAGAAGAATACTTGCCTTAATGGCCGAAAATAAATCGGATGTTTTATCATATAAAGAAATAAAGGAAAATAATCCTAAAAAATCAGAGCCATCATCCCTGTTAAGAAACATGACAGAAAAAAATCTCATTTTAAAAGAATCCAGAGGAAAATATAAACTCCGTGATAGAATGTTTAAAGAATATTTGAGAACCACTAAAATATATGAAAAAAATGGGACTATTTAAAATCCTTTTTTAAGTATATGACATTCAGGATACAGAAGAACTAACAAAAACAGTTATCATTATTATTCTTATAACTAGAGTAATTCCAAAAAATCAAACCCTAACGAACTCAACTCATACTTCCTCTCAGACTTTACAATTAAATCCATATCTTGAAGCTTTTTCAACCCATCATACACAATAGTTCTTGTTATTTTAGATTTACGTATAATTTCAGCTGCAGTATATGGATTATCTTTTAATGTTTTTAAAATCATTATTTGATGCTTATTTAACCTGTTTTTTTGTGGAGGCAACAACTTAAATTTTCCATTATACAAAATATAGGTATTGTAATCTGCATCATTACATAAAATTTCATACATCAAATGTATACCAACTTTATTGGGTTCTATGAAGAATTCACATGATTCAGTTTCCCGCAAGATATCTTTCACCTGCTTTAATGCAGAAATGAAATCATCATTTATTTTAACGTAATTTACATTCCAGTGATAGCTTTTAGGAATCTTCTCATGAGTTTCATCGTAAAATACTATGGCATCATTAAATTCACTCTTATCGAGTGCTTCTATCAGGTCATTTTCTTTTGTAATGTTAGTTATCATTACTTTTGCCAAATTACCACCTGATCTTTTTAGGATTTTCCATAGTTAAGTATTTAGCTCCATTTTTTTATGTATTTATCCATAAATTTATGGAAAAGTTTATAAATAACAGGACATAATATCAGATCAACAAAGACTTTAGAAAAAATTTTTCCATGTTTTATGGAGTTTTCCAAGTAATATGGACTTTTCCAATCAAAACAGAGCTAAATACTTATAGAATAAAAATTTAAGACATATTAAGTAATATTTTAGCGAATAAATAAATTTGAGACATGAAGGTGGTGTGAGGTCATAAAATGAAACCCAAAAACACCAGTTTAGTCAATATTGGATACCTGAAAAATAAAAATACATATCATACTACTTTTCAGGTTTCAAATCTAAATACTAAAGAAAGAAAACTGATTATAGAAAGAAAAAAGATGCTTGGAATAACTAATCCCAGAATATACGAAGCAGGGGCTGATTTATACATATTTAAACATTTTACTGCGATTGAGTTCGAAGTTTATAAATCGCTTGTAGAATTCGCGAAAAAGGGCATTATTCCAGAAAGAATAGATCCAAAAGTTTTAGAGGCAGAATTAGATATCTGTATGTTAGAAGAAGAATTAGAAATCCATATTAGTAGGCTTAATGAAACACATGAGCTTAAAAAGTATTAGGAATTGAATAAAAAATGCTTTATAAATTTCAACATAGTTTACGGAACATAAACAAAATGTTTACAGTTCGTAAACTTTCTTATAAGTAGGTATCATTTCCAATTACCCCTACCAAAATACTTTAAGTATTACCTACATAGATAACGTAGGTGGGTACTATGGTAAATGTTACAAAAAAATATCAGGTAACGATTCCAAAGGAAGTGCGTGAAGATCTTAATATTCATCAAGGAGACAAAGTAGTCTTCGTAAAAAACAGGGAAGGAAACTGGGTTATGATGACAGTTGAAGAATTACGTGACAAGATGATGGAAGCATCAGAAGATATAGAAGAAACCATAGAAGAATCACGAGAAGGCTTTAAAAAAGGAGTCAAAAGAAACCTGGACTCATTGAATGAACAAAAAAGTTAATATCTGCAGGCGATTAAATGAAACTGGCCCTAGATACCAATGTGTTTAATAACAGGAAATTTTGTGACTGGCTTTTAAGTTCCAGTGAGGTGAAATATTTGCCTGCTTTTGCGTATATGGAATATCTTTACCATAATCTTAAAAAGGGAAATACCGAATCTATGGTGAATGCTTTTTTAGAGCAGATGAATGTTACCATTGTTCCATTTGGAAAAAATGAAGCAGCTGCAGCCGCTCGTGGATCTCTTGGAAACTGGGATTTCAGTGAAAACGCACGAGATTACGCTATAGGAGCTACAGCCATCAGATTAAATGCAAAGCTGGTTACAAATAATATAAAACATTTTAAATGGATGGAAAATGTCATAACACCTGAAGATATACTTGAAAAATAATTAATTTATCGAGCCGTCAAAGTTTAAAATTAGCTAAAATTTAAATAATCCCATTATTTACTTTTGGTTTTCTTTTCCTCGCATTCCTTCGCAAGTAAAAGACGATATGTCACTTCTTTAGCCCTTGCAGCGTGATCAAGTTTCCAGTTTTCAACTGCATCATCATTGATCTCTTCTAGCAGCTCCACAGGAATCATTACCCTTATCTGTTTCCTTTCTGTGTTATTCCATAATATTTCCGCTTTTTTTCTGTCTGCCATACATTATTGTGGATACTTATCTGCATTTAACTATTCCCAAATACACAAGTATACTTTTATATACATGTGTGCAAGTACATACATATATGAAGGTGGTTACCAAAAATTTAAGGAGCTTAAAAAATGCCACTTTTAATCAATTATAAAGAAACCCAATCCGCCAAAGAAAAATACCTGAAAATGGGAATAACCAGCGATATTGAAATCTGGCTGACTATACACGGCTGGAAAATAAGAAAACTAGGATTAGAATTAGATGGGAAACCACTAGCAGAACTGATAAGGTTAGATGAGAAACTGCTTGTTGTTATCAATGAAGAGGAAAAGAAAATGCTTGTCTTGAATGATGTTGAATGCAGTGATTTCTAAGATTGTTCGCTTTTCTCCGCAGTGAAAAAACCGTCAAAATTCAGAGAATTTTGGTGCAGCAAAAATTTCATTTTTACATGTTTTTTATTTTTTCGCGAGGCTTTCAAAAACCGTAGGTTTTTGATACCCCGAAAATCTTCGATTTTCGAGGGATTTTTTGGTCCATGCACTCAAAATTCGTAGAATTTTGGTGCCCCAAAATCAAAGATTTTGAGGGCTTTTTTTTAAAAAAAGGTGGTTCTAAATGATGTTGAATGCAGTGATTTCTAAGGTTGTTTCCGTTTTTCTCCGCAGTAAAAAAAATTAGTTTTCAACAGCATCCTTTAAATCAGCTATTTTATTTTTTAAATCAGGAATGTCCCTTTTTACAACAATCCAAACTCTCTCCAATTTCACGCCAGAGTACTGGTGTATGAGAATATCTCGCATCCCTGCAATCTGTTTCCACGGTATTTCAGAATGAGAATCTTTAAGTTCTTGAGGAATACTCTTAACAGCCTCTCCGATGATTTCAAGCCTTCTAAAAACAGCATCTTGAATTAGTGTATTCTTATAAAATTCATCTTCTGTGACACCGCTTGTATACTCTTCTATTTTGAGAATGCCTTCCAGCATGTCTTCAATGTAAACTTTAGCATCTTTCCTCAAAGAATTGCCACCTGTTCCTTAAGTATCACATCTTTTAAAAGAGGCTTAATTGTACTGTATTCTACCAGATCAACTTTTCTTCCCAGTTTTTCCTCGATTTCAAGTTTTAAATCAACGAAGTCCAGCAGGCTGATATCCTTTTCAATTTCAACTAAAATATCGATGTCACTATCTTCCCGCAGCTCACCTCGGACTACTGAGCCAAATAGTCCTGCTTTTTTAACCTCGTACTGCTCTAAAATAGGAAGTATTTTTCTTTTTACATCCTCAATTTCAAGCTGCGCTTCTTTTTTCATATTAATCACGATTTTATAGTGATTCCGCACTGATAAATTCCATATCTTCCATTATATTCTGTTTTACTCTATTCTTTAAGCCACCGGGAGTGACAATTTCTACTTTAAACCCAACTAAACCAGAAAGATGCTCTTCCAAATCGGACAGTTCGAGAAAATCAGGAGTTTTTTGAAATTCCACCATCAGATCCCTCAAAAATCTACGATTTTTGGGGCCCCAAAAACCATTGGTTTTTGAGGGCTAGGTCACTTTCTTCTGTCTGTTCTTGACGAGCATATGATCCAAATAAACCAATTTTTTCCACGTGAAAAACTTTTTTAAGATATGGGAGATCATTTTTCAGTATTTCTAAAACTTCAGCTTTGGTTTTCATATAAATCACAAACTCATTTCACTATTTCTATATAATTTAATATATTTGTAATTCCATTTATTAAAATTAATGTGAATAACTGAAGTTTGAAAAAAGAAATTATTGAAATTTGAGTTATTGATTTTCTACAGTAGAAAAAATATTTTAAATCTACTATTTGACCACCTATTTGACAACACATTTGACTACGCATCCGACTTCAAAACATAATACGTAGAACGGCTCCCGCCCTTCTTCTCAATTAAATCCAAATCCATTAAAGCCCTCAAATATTTATAAGCGCCCTGACGGGAAATTTTTAAGAGTTCCTGCACCTCAAGGTTGTTAACCTGCCCGTTTAAATGTATAAACTCAATTATTTTCATCTGCTTTTCAGACAATTTCACCCTTCGCTTCAAAGCCTCAGCCGGTGAAAACAGCAGAATTCTATCTTTAATTTGAGATATAGAAATCAAAAACCCTTCCAAAAAGTACTCCAGCCACCCTGTTAAATCCTTTGTTTCCTCGTCAACTGAATTAAGCGCCCTATAATAAGCCGGCCTGTCGTAATCATAATATTCATCCATGGTAAAGAACCTTTCAGTGTCAAACTCCCTCAAGTAGAGTAAAAGGGCTGCAAGCGCCCTGGCTGTCCTCCCGTTACCGTCCACAAAGGGGTGGATCCTTACGAATTCGTAGTGGATAATTCCAGCAGCCATAACTGGATTCAATTCTTTAGAATCTCCATTTATCCATTCAATGAGTTCATTCATATCTTGACGGGCTAAATGGGCGAGCGGTGGATTAAATACAGTTTCACCTTCCTCGTTTACAACATGGACGGGTATAGTCCTGTACTGGCCTTCCATGTAGGTGTCTTCCAGTGTAGAATAAGTTATATCCTGGTGGAGTTTTAAAATCATTTTTTCTGTGATTTTTCCCTCTTCAAGGTATTTATCCATGTTATTGAGCACGTTGAGGTAGTTTAGAACTTCCTGCTGGGCTTTTTTCTGGGCGTTTATTTTAAGCCCCTGGGCCAACCTATCAACTTGATTTAAAGTCAAGGGGTTCCCTTCAATTGCCGTGGAGTGGTGGGCTGATTTTAGCAGGGCGTCTCGTTTTAGTGAAAGTTCCATTTCCACAACAATAGGTGCATTAACTATGAAATCCCGCATTGAATTAATTTCAAGTAATGTATTTACTATCTTATTGTTGTAGCTGAAATTTGGCCTGAACATAAAATTTAACACTCTTTAATTTTATCAGTATTTGACTACTTTTTTGTATACTCTAAAATAAATATTTGACTACTGAATTTCCAAGTTGTTTACAGAACGTAAACAAAATGTTTACAAATTGTAAACTTATTCCATTATTTCAAGAAATAGGTTTAAAAGTGATTTCTTCAAGTAAAAACGTTAAAATCGTAGATTAGTGTAAAAAGAACTCAATAAAAATAATATCATAAATAAAATAACTTAAAATATTGTGTAAAAGAATTTAAAAAAGAATTTAAAAAAATTGTAGGATTATATATTATTTGAAATACCTACAATTCTTGCTGAACTCCAGTTTCTTGGCGCTCCAAAGGAGTTTCTTTTACTGGTTGTATCAGCTGTGACCCATTTACCGTTTACCTTTACTTGGGCCCAGTAGTGACCGTAAACATGGCCGTTTTTAAAGCGAGCTTTAGCGTGGACGTACCTTGCTGGTAATCCTGCTGATCTTGAAAGTGCAACAACTAAATGTGCCTGGTCAGCACAGTTACCTGACCTGTATTTAAGGGTACCTGCAGCTCCATGTTTAGTGTTATAATAGAACTTGTATCTAACGTTGCTTTTTACCCAGTTAAATACTCGAGCTCCTTTAGTGTACTGTGAGCTTGTACCTTTTGTAAGTGAATGTGATAGTGCATTGACACTAGCTGAATTTGATTTTTTAACGTGTTTGTAGGAACTATGTCTGTAAGATTTCTGGTGACCATATTTGTTCCTTTTATGTGTACTTAATTTATGATGTTTATAATATTTAACATGTTTATAGACATGTTTATGCACAGTATCATGATGACCATACTGCGCGTGTGCAGCGCCAGTATCTGCCGCGCTTGCGCCGGCAATACCGAATAGCGACATACCTGCCACTAAGAGGACTGCAAATAACAATTTACGTATAATTATACCGCCTCCAATTGCCCATCCTGCAAAAAATCTTTAATTTTTTGCGGTTGCGAATTTCAATGAATTTTAAATTCGCAAACATCGAAAAACCAAATTTGTGTTTTTCTCAGGGTTAGCACTACATATGCCTTCATACTATATAAAGGTTTCGTAAGAAAAGTTTAAACAAAGCGTTTTAAATGGCCTAATTTAGATTTAAAGCGTTCTTAATGGTTTTCTTAAAATCCATAAAATATCATACAATTGGGGTTGAACCGGCATACGGTCAAAATACACCCTAAGTGAAATCTGGAATGAAACCATACCAATAACACATTAATACCATGCAAATGGCAGATATTAATAAAACAGAATAAAATAATCATAATATTTACAGCGCACCATTTGATCCATCCCTTTAAACTATCAAACCATTATAAAAAAACAACATATGCTCCGAATTGTCTCTTAATGGCCTTAATTTAATATAGGCCTGATTTAAATCCTCAAAAAACAATAAAAAAATAAACTGATCATAATATTAAAAACACACCATTTTCTCCATCTCTTTAAACTATCAAATCATTATAAAACAAAGATGTCCTTGCCAGTTCATCTTTTAAAGATGCAGT
The sequence above is a segment of the Methanobacterium bryantii genome. Coding sequences within it:
- a CDS encoding nucleotidyltransferase family protein yields the protein MKTKAEVLEILKNDLPYLKKVFHVEKIGLFGSYARQEQTEESDLALKNQWFLGPQKS
- a CDS encoding nucleotidyltransferase family protein gives rise to the protein MKKEAQLEIEDVKRKILPILEQYEVKKAGLFGSVVRGELREDSDIDILVEIEKDISLLDFVDLKLEIEEKLGRKVDLVEYSTIKPLLKDVILKEQVAIL
- a CDS encoding ArsR family transcriptional regulator; translated protein: MAKVMITNITKENDLIEALDKSEFNDAIVFYDETHEKIPKSYHWNVNYVKINDDFISALKQVKDILRETESCEFFIEPNKVGIHLMYEILCNDADYNTYILYNGKFKLLPPQKNRLNKHQIMILKTLKDNPYTAAEIIRKSKITRTIVYDGLKKLQDMDLIVKSERKYELSSLGFDFLELL
- a CDS encoding HepT-like ribonuclease domain-containing protein, translating into MRKDAKVYIEDMLEGILKIEEYTSGVTEDEFYKNTLIQDAVFRRLEIIGEAVKSIPQELKDSHSEIPWKQIAGMRDILIHQYSGVKLERVWIVVKRDIPDLKNKIADLKDAVEN
- a CDS encoding transglutaminase-like domain-containing protein produces the protein MLFAVLLVAGMSLFGIAGASAADTGAAHAQYGHHDTVHKHVYKHVKYYKHHKLSTHKRNKYGHQKSYRHSSYKHVKKSNSASVNALSHSLTKGTSSQYTKGARVFNWVKSNVRYKFYYNTKHGAAGTLKYRSGNCADQAHLVVALSRSAGLPARYVHAKARFKNGHVYGHYWAQVKVNGKWVTADTTSKRNSFGAPRNWSSARIVGISNNI
- a CDS encoding Fic family protein — translated: MTLNQVDRLAQGLKINAQKKAQQEVLNYLNVLNNMDKYLEEGKITEKMILKLHQDITYSTLEDTYMEGQYRTIPVHVVNEEGETVFNPPLAHLARQDMNELIEWINGDSKELNPVMAAGIIHYEFVRIHPFVDGNGRTARALAALLLYLREFDTERFFTMDEYYDYDRPAYYRALNSVDEETKDLTGWLEYFLEGFLISISQIKDRILLFSPAEALKRRVKLSEKQMKIIEFIHLNGQVNNLEVQELLKISRQGAYKYLRALMDLDLIEKKGGSRSTYYVLKSDA
- a CDS encoding AAA family ATPase, whose translation is MNPFKKRTGAFPSYFTGRNKELNELKRIFKSTKEGDPGHTIVYGPKGIGKTCLLLKFQEELKNVEETYAIRIPLVEGNFDDIYSLIIDKCTDDLNIQISSFWDKLKGIGVNIPFLGGFTLSRDIPPTSPSVALEKILKTIYEELEGKNPVLILLFDDLQRIIINENTQRVLSILQNALVELNLKGLKIMIVATGSYDIFSKIQDYTDSAVRIFDPYELMPLSPEEVKNGIQVPSEKHGKSFTNEVIEQIYQISEGNPYYVQVMAHNCFEESCKTVEMENFESAFPSALNFLAQREFRGMYEKSSSEERRILALMAENKSDVLSYKEIKENNPKKSEPSSLLRNMTEKNLILKESRGKYKLRDRMFKEYLRTTKIYEKNGTI
- a CDS encoding type II toxin-antitoxin system VapC family toxin; this translates as MKLALDTNVFNNRKFCDWLLSSSEVKYLPAFAYMEYLYHNLKKGNTESMVNAFLEQMNVTIVPFGKNEAAAAARGSLGNWDFSENARDYAIGATAIRLNAKLVTNNIKHFKWMENVITPEDILEK
- a CDS encoding AbrB/MazE/SpoVT family DNA-binding domain-containing protein; its protein translation is MVNVTKKYQVTIPKEVREDLNIHQGDKVVFVKNREGNWVMMTVEELRDKMMEASEDIEETIEESREGFKKGVKRNLDSLNEQKS